GCGGCGTCCATTCGTCTGGCGGATGAGGCCGACCGAGGCACGATAAGTGCGGTAGTTCGGTGCGTCCATTTTTCTTCCGTCCGCGCGGCGAATGGACGAAGAAACGGCTCTATTTCAGCTTTGCTGCGCCGGTTGCCGGGCGCCGTTCTTCGTGTGTCCCAGGGATTACCGGGGCCAGATCTACTGCGGTCGAATTTGTCGCGGAAGTCACCGACGCCACCCAGGCCCTTCGACCGACGGCGGACCGGTCGCTCGACGACCTCGACGCTGTAGTAGACGCTCGGTTGCGGGGTGCCAAAGTCGTCGGTCAGTCCGAAGAAGGATGTACCGTCCAGATCGGCCGCAGACACTGCAATGCGCGGAGGTCGGTCGAGCCACAGCGCCAATCCTTCGAGCAGCATCAGCGCCGCGCGCGGATGCCGGACCTGTCTCGTCGCCGGCAGCACCGCCCTCATCAGCTCGTCGTTCCCGTCGGTCACCAAGATCCGCGTTCGTGTGCCCGATAGAGACATCGTCACCGTGTACTGGCTCATCGTCGTCGCTCCCGCCGTCGGTCGCGGCCGCGCCCACCGTGGGCAGCGCCGGATCGTTCGGCGCCGTCCAGTCAGCAGCAAAGGCAAGTTTTTCGGGACCCTGATCCGTCACGAATCGTCCCAGGGAGGCTGCGGTCGCGCGCCGCCGCGCAATGTGCGCGCGCTGGTGATCGCGGTGGTCCTCGCGACCGGCCTCGCTTGCCTGGTGGCGAGCATTCGATGCACGGCGAGCGCGCAGGCGCCCGCCGGTGCGACAAATTCGACCGCAGTAGATCTGGCCCCGGTAGTCCCTGGGACACACGAAGAACGGCGCCCGGCAACCGGCGCAGCAAAGCTGAAATAGAGCCGTTTCTTCGTCCATCCGCCGCGCGGACGGAAGAAAAATGGACGCACCGAACTACCGCACTTATCGTGCCTCGGTCGGCCTCATCCGCCAGACGAATGGACGCCGCGGGTCCATCAGCGGGCCCAGGGGGGCAAAGTCCCTGGGTCCGCTTTTCTTTCGTCCGCGCCGGACGTCTCTACGCGCTTCTGGCCACCACCGCGAATTTTGGCCACGCCTCGTTCTGGCCACGAGTGCGCGCCGGCGGGTCAGATTTCAGCGGAAAGGCGTGGCCAACTACATGGCTACTGCCGGGTCACGACATCAGGGATGACATTGCACGAAGTACGCGGCTTGAATGTTACTGACAGACGGCGCCGTCTTCACCCGGAGATGCATCTGGATTACATGCCTCCAGGCAACAGAATAAGCCGCCTGGATTATTACCTGAGCTGCACGACTGGGCCCCAGCATTCGAGCATGGAGTACCGCCAACGACGCAGTGTCCGCCGGCGACGGTACACGAATCTTCCGATGAGCACGTCACACTAGGAGCGAGACAAGCCAGTGCCAAAATCAATACGATAATCGCCTTCATACCCCAGCCTTTCGATAGCATCACTAACTTCAATAAAATATGCTCGCGCCGCCGCTCGAATCGGTCAGGCCAAATGCGCAGGCAGGTGTAACGGTACTCCTTCGTGTAATAAATGAGCCTTGGACATTATTGAAGTTGTTCCAGTTTGGCCCAGGCATGTAGGTAGCCTCGCTAAAAAAATTCATCACGTTGTCAGGTGGATACTGATTGCACGCTGTTACGTTATATGCCTCGAGCACTCCCTTAAACGCAAGCGCTGTATATTGGAGGTTCTGAAATTCAGGCTGTGCAGTCGTGGTTTGGCCAGTCCTAGTATTCTTTGACCAGATATACCATTTGTTGAATGTACCCACCCGCGTGAAATCCGTCCCATTAAATTGTGTCGTTGTAGTGATCACATCGCCCTGAACTGCGGGTATCATCGGCGAGACGTAGGTTCCACCACTTGAGACGTACCAATTTGCGACAGCATAAGAATATCCCCCGCCATTCGCAGAACCGACGCCGTATTGAAGGACTGGCTGTACAATGAAGGAACCGTCCGACGGCTCCATCCCAGGGAAGAAGTACAACAATTGGCCACTATTCGAAGTAGGCGGCGCTGGCACCGTAAAGTTCCCGGCTATAGCGTTCCACCAGTTGAATCCATTTAGGGTCGGAGCGGTTGCTACGTCCCACTCGACCCAACCGTTTGTAGCCGGCACTTGTCCCACAACCGATTCCTGCGGTGGGCGAGTGCCGCTTGTGCACCGAGGGTATGTTGCGACAGTGACCCCGTTAACTGACACAATGCCATCGTCGGTCACGGTCGCACCGTCTGGAATTTGATGCACGCATGATTGGCGTCTGAATCCCATTGGCGTGGCGACCCACGGATCGCCAATCGGCGTTAATGCAGCAGTAACTATCGATGTACCCTCCTCTTTAGCGGAGTCGCCGCATCCAACGAGCCAGCTGCAATCACCCCGACAACCAGATACCTCATCTTGACCTCCTCGACATCGCGCCGAAACATTCGGCATTTCCAACTCGCACTCCTTTGGTACACACCAAAAGGCGAGTGGTGCTCACGTTGGAGCAACGGACGTGCCACGAATGGACGCGCTGAATCATGCGTCTCAGGTCAAAGTGATCGGCTGAAGTAGTTTCGGTTTCAAAACCTCGGAAGGTGCACAAACAGCCTCCGCGCACTGGAGGCCGTCAGCCTCGAAGAGCGCCCGCAGCGCGTCCGAGATGTCTCTCCGGGTACGGAACCACTCCACTCTCAGGCACTCGTTGCGGAACTTGCCGTTGAAGCTCTGTGGGTAGTGAAAAGAAGCGCGGGTTCGGTGCGAGCCGGCCTGACAACAGTCGAAAGTCCGATAATGTGCGTTATGTTAAATATCAGAATTCGGCATGGAGCGAGACTGGAGAGAGTCGTCGATGCCGTTCGCGAAGTTTGCTTTGAGCGGCGGCCAAGGTCGTGCGCTCCCCAAGGGTTCGAACGGTTCGACCTGGCTGCCCATCGTCGAAGACGACTGTCGGGAATGACATCCCCCCAAACGGGCGCGCCCAGCTAAGCTGCGCCAGCATGGCGGCACTGAATAGTGGCACAGACGGCGTGGACGGCGGATCAGGTTCGCCGAGTGGAAAGGTGGGCGACGTCTTTCGCGACATCCTCGATTGGAGCCCGTCGCTCGCCCGCTGGCAGAACGAACTGCTTCGCCGCGTGCTTCGCGTGAGGGAGCTCGGGGAACAAGAGATAGCCGAGTTGGCCGCGGCGGCCGTCGCTGAGACCGAGCAGCAAACTTCGATGTACCCGTTCCTGTCGACGAATGACCTTCCATCCGTAGCTGCACCGGAAAGACATAGCCTTCTCGCATCGGTGGCCAGCGTCCGAAACATCAACGTGCTTCGGGCTGACCAAACTCTCACTTTTGGGGCCCAACTGACGGTCATATACGGTGACAACGCGTCCGGCAAGTCCGGCTATTGTCGCATGCTCAAGAAGGTTTACCGGGCTCGGGTCGTTGAAGACATTCTTGGCGACGTGCGCGGTGACTCCGCTCCGTCAGGACCGGCGGAAGCGACGTTCGTCGTAAAGGGTCCATCCGGTGCCGAGCAGCGAGTCGCATGGACGGACGGCACACCCATCTCGAACGTAGGAAGATTCGCCGTCCTGGACAGTGCTTGTTCGCTCACATACGTCCGCGGCGGCATCCTCGCTGTGGGGCCCGCCGGCATCGATGTGCTGGACCGCTTCGCTGCAGAATTGGACAGGGTCAAGCTACGCTTGGGCACCCTCGCGTCGCAAGTGCAGCCCTCGAAACAAAGTGTGCAGCACCTGGAGGATGACACAGAAGCCGGACGATTCGTGAAGTCGCTGTCGTCCACCACGAGTGATGAGGCGATCACGACCTTTGCGGTGTGGAACCCGGGGCAAGAAGCAGAACTCCAGCGCCTGGAGTCAGCCCTGGTGGCGGCGAAGTCAAGCACTCCTTCGGCGCAACGCGCGGAACAGAAAGCCAAAAGTGAGGCCTTGCGCTCCCTTCGAGAGCGCGTCGCGAGCTGGATTGTAGACGGCCAAGCTTCCCGTCGAAATCTGGCCAAGCTGGACGTCGTAATTTGGCCTTCTTTGGTGGAGGGGTTTGGGTTTTCTGGCGCCAGGAATCGGCGTCGATGTCGAGGATGTGGCAGTGCTGAGAAAAGCGATCGACGAGGGCGACGACGCAGGCGGCTCCTGGGAACACGGTGCCCCACTGCTTGTAGGGCAGATTTGTGGTGATGACGACGGACCTGTTCTCGTGTCGACGGAAAACGATGTTGTAGAGCAGGTCGGCGGAGCGACCATCGCAGGGCAAATATCCAAGCTCATCGACGATCAAAAGTTTGGGAGCCAGGTAGCGGTGCTTGAGGCAGCGCTCGACGGCGGGTAGTGATTCGCGGCGGAGCAGGTCGGCGAGGACGGCGGCCAGGGAGCAGAAGCGCACGGTGTAGCCCCGCAGGATGGCGGCGAGGCCGAGGTTCTGGGCGAGAGTTGTTTTCCCGACGCCGCTCGGGCCGCGGAAAAGTACATTGTCGCCGCGCTCGATGAAATCGAGAGTGCTGTACAGATTGTCGTAAAGGTTGCGGTCAATGGTCTTCGGGTGATTCCAATCGAAACGGTCGATGGTGGTGAATTTGCCGAGCGTGGCGATACGAGTTCGGGCGGCGAGATTTCTGGCCTCTCGTTCACGTCGCTCGGTCTCGACCAGTTTTTCGCAGATCTCCAGGGCGCCCAGCCGGGCGTGGGTGGCGTGCTCGATGAAAGTCCGCAGCACGACGAGGGATGAGCGGAAGCCCAAGGAGCGAAGCTGGGTGGCAATGTCATCGCTTGGCATCGTAGCCTCCGAGATCGTGCGGAATGACGTCGCGGTCAGGCACGCCGTCGCTGATGGCGATGTTGGGCATCGGGCGGTCGGCGGCGCGGCGATGATATTCGCAACGCACGCCGATCTGCCCTGGATCGTGGGTGCCGCGCTCGATGGTTTCGACGATGGCCTTGGCGAAGATGACGTCGCCGTAAAGGTCGAGCATCTTGCTCGCCTGCGCCACCATGCTGCCGATGTTGCGGCCAGCGTTCACCCAGCGTTCGATGAGGATGTCGATGTTGGGGGCGGCGGCGCGCAGTCGATCACGACCGATGGCCGGCGCTGCTCCGCGCTTGCGACGCAAGATCTCGGCCCGGTGCTCGGCAGCCTCGATCTTCTGGCGGTGTCCCCACGACCGGCGATGCTCGGCAACGACCTTTGGGCCGTCGACGATCCGGACCAGGCGGTCGTCCGCCACGATGGTCAGCGTCTTCTCGACATGATCCGG
The Polyangia bacterium DNA segment above includes these coding regions:
- a CDS encoding ATP-binding protein, giving the protein MPSDDIATQLRSLGFRSSLVVLRTFIEHATHARLGALEICEKLVETERREREARNLAARTRIATLGKFTTIDRFDWNHPKTIDRNLYDNLYSTLDFIERGDNVLFRGPSGVGKTTLAQNLGLAAILRGYTVRFCSLAAVLADLLRRESLPAVERCLKHRYLAPKLLIVDELGYLPCDGRSADLLYNIVFRRHENRSVVITTNLPYKQWGTVFPGAACVVALVDRFSQHCHILDIDADSWRQKTQTPPPKKAKLRRPAWPDFDGKLGRLQSSSRRALEGSARPHFWLSVPRVAPKECLTSPPPGLTPGAGVLLLAPGSTPQRS
- a CDS encoding IS21 family transposase, with amino-acid sequence RAATYFRGCARQWLFDNPKIVVLERHGDAVRFHPLLLDLGSALHVQLRLCRPYRGNEKGRVERKIRFLRERFLAGREIYNIEQGNRELLTFIDEIAHQQRHPGFPERTIADCLAEEQTRLLPLPDPLPATDLVEPVFIDKTAFARFDTNIYSVPPDHVEKTLTIVADDRLVRIVDGPKVVAEHRRSWGHRQKIEAAEHRAEILRRKRGAAPAIGRDRLRAAAPNIDILIERWVNAGRNIGSMVAQASKMLDLYGDVIFAKAIVETIERGTHDPGQIGVRCEYHRRAADRPMPNIAISDGVPDRDVIPHDLGGYDAKR